One genomic region from Longimicrobium sp. encodes:
- a CDS encoding creatininase family protein, whose amino-acid sequence MTPDPRPAHPAYALDDLPWSEVAARVATERRLILPIGVCDQYGPHLPLGAGTRVVEALADDLAREFGVLRAPVFPFGVNVPAEADYAGTAALRAKTLHRALNEVAAAWAAHGFNEFIAITASPHDPHVEAIATIRAPHARVRVVDALSVDLSQFVEGSGGPEHGGEALTSILLHLHPERVRMEDAKDFRMGVDEFRRFTRGQLKRLPAGCPGSVGEPTRATAEKGRRMYEHILQKIRHKVFIAPPRDEEE is encoded by the coding sequence ATGACCCCCGATCCCCGTCCCGCGCATCCGGCCTACGCCCTCGACGACCTCCCATGGAGCGAGGTGGCCGCGCGCGTGGCCACCGAGCGGCGGCTGATCCTTCCCATCGGCGTGTGCGACCAGTACGGCCCGCACCTGCCGCTGGGCGCCGGCACCCGCGTGGTGGAGGCGCTGGCGGACGACCTGGCGCGGGAGTTCGGCGTCTTGCGCGCGCCGGTCTTCCCCTTCGGCGTCAACGTCCCCGCCGAGGCGGACTACGCGGGCACGGCGGCATTGCGCGCGAAGACGCTGCACCGCGCGCTCAACGAGGTGGCGGCGGCGTGGGCGGCGCACGGCTTCAACGAGTTCATCGCCATTACCGCCTCGCCGCATGACCCGCACGTGGAGGCCATCGCCACCATCCGGGCGCCTCACGCGCGGGTCCGCGTGGTGGACGCGCTCTCCGTGGATCTGTCTCAATTCGTGGAGGGGTCGGGGGGGCCCGAGCACGGGGGCGAGGCGCTGACCTCGATCCTCCTGCACCTGCACCCCGAGCGGGTGCGGATGGAGGACGCCAAGGACTTCCGCATGGGCGTGGACGAGTTCCGCCGCTTCACCCGCGGCCAGTTGAAGCGCCTCCCCGCCGGCTGCCCCGGCTCCGTGGGCGAGCCCACCCGTGCCACGGCGGAGAAAGGGCGGCGCATGTACGAACATATCCTTCAGAAGATACGTCACAAGGTCTTTATCGCGCCGCCGCGGGATGAGGAGGAGTGA
- a CDS encoding ATP-binding protein → MLRWAERVRRPQALAWAAAWGATLALAAWILLLSPVWLAAAAAGGILWAALAREVAPRWRWSVAMALALGVSIGASFQLRLGEGARSWDRVRFAAENRVGAEVKQGLDDMFDRDTLAVAEAARAAGGVRAANTALFARMERIRRERNVTALAVYEPDGSPLVWAGEHRGTVPDSVRAGLHFYSYSAGPLFGYLYFTNRLANGRVAVAAQLLEAHVEVGEGTPPYAETFARRYGVAPRFTTPEFAPQDSAWDWTGYQGPILSVVFATLTQETWRERIVLRGRWAVALAWLAAVALLGIAWARGDRGWGVPLAAVAAALYVLPWGAMGATGDLFSPLGFVIPLPGDPTLGQLLVVLAALAVWLLSRSRSLPLADRVPLAARALVAAGALVGAIALVRASAAAGALAAHPAGGLALVAATALLAALPLRALLGEGEGRESPRWRGGLVVGAAVLSVALGAAVVLWWRPGRELPPWTAALWAVPFALAAAGVGRRGAGRGALLPWALAGWIAGSVALPHLWLMHQNARLAEAESNLGRLGTQADPFLDFLLRQFAERVLFFAAEGRQGVSLLYQSWVESGLAKEGYEARVTLWTGESPAAELRLSDAQIPADRIAEVLRAAREAEEPLVQRFTGSDQLQYLLAVTLPGGQTVSVAVPPRRHLGRSTALARFLDPEEEAGAGDAVALSLAPAAGRPAIPPGRMRWVRAEQGWRSEAAVSFPSGAQHAHLLVPSPSTEILAARALLAQVLILGVLVALWAAARTLCGEPLGLASGQWRRVWSFRGQLTIALFAFFLLPMAAFGGTAYRALSREVVRTAAAVAERGLTQAVAEVQGSTLAEVSQHIGIDLLLYHHGVLAEAASPEVIDLGLYHTWLAPSTYLAFAVSESVEEREERRLAGQPYLVAYRRLAASDVLASPTPLAAGEIARRQRELTDVVLLAGLLGAVLSVILALGVGRALSRPIEGMSLAAARVGEGDLSVRLPEERSDEFGRLFHAFNEMVHGLRETQAELVGEKRRTEAIVAEAATGVIALDAGGRVALINPRAGQILGAMPQPGEPIPDDRPLPAAVAQAVRNFLDSDLAATTGEWSEEREVEGRVIRLRLRPLPVRSGRPGAVVVLEDVTAEIRTARVLAWGEMARQVAHEIKNPLTPMKLAVQHLRRAYADGRGDFGAILERNADSVLGEIDRLGEIARAFARFGTPAETAAGVEAVDVGRVAGETLALYRGGGGAEGVLYSLDVPPDAPRVRSRVGELKEVLINLLENARGAMDGSGGEIRITAAPVGGGEWLHLDVADTGEGIPPELLPRIFEPQFSTRSSGTGLGLAIVRRLVESWGGEVTVDSTPGEGTTVHLRLRVSEPGE, encoded by the coding sequence ATGCTGCGCTGGGCTGAAAGGGTGCGGCGCCCGCAGGCGCTCGCCTGGGCCGCGGCGTGGGGCGCCACGCTGGCGCTGGCCGCGTGGATCCTCCTGCTGTCGCCGGTGTGGCTCGCCGCCGCCGCCGCTGGGGGCATTCTCTGGGCCGCGCTGGCGCGCGAGGTGGCTCCCCGCTGGCGCTGGAGCGTGGCGATGGCGCTCGCGCTGGGCGTCAGTATAGGGGCATCGTTCCAGTTGCGCCTGGGGGAAGGGGCGCGCAGTTGGGATCGCGTGCGCTTCGCCGCCGAGAACCGCGTGGGCGCGGAGGTCAAGCAGGGTCTGGACGACATGTTCGACCGCGACACCCTCGCCGTGGCGGAGGCGGCGCGCGCGGCGGGTGGCGTGCGGGCGGCGAACACGGCCCTCTTCGCCCGCATGGAGCGCATCCGGCGCGAGCGCAACGTGACCGCGCTGGCCGTGTACGAGCCGGACGGGTCGCCGCTGGTGTGGGCGGGGGAGCATCGCGGCACCGTGCCGGACTCGGTGCGCGCGGGGCTCCACTTCTACTCGTACTCCGCGGGGCCGCTCTTCGGCTACCTGTACTTCACCAACCGCCTCGCCAACGGGCGCGTGGCGGTGGCGGCGCAGCTGCTGGAGGCGCACGTGGAGGTGGGCGAGGGGACGCCGCCGTACGCGGAGACCTTCGCGCGCCGGTACGGCGTGGCGCCGCGCTTCACCACGCCCGAGTTCGCGCCGCAGGACTCGGCGTGGGACTGGACGGGGTACCAGGGGCCCATCCTGAGCGTCGTCTTCGCCACGCTGACGCAGGAGACGTGGCGGGAGCGCATCGTGCTGCGCGGGCGCTGGGCGGTGGCGCTGGCCTGGCTGGCGGCCGTCGCCCTGCTGGGGATCGCCTGGGCGCGCGGGGACCGCGGCTGGGGCGTGCCCCTGGCCGCCGTCGCCGCCGCCCTCTACGTGCTTCCGTGGGGGGCGATGGGTGCGACGGGCGACCTCTTCTCCCCGCTCGGTTTCGTCATCCCGCTCCCCGGCGATCCCACGCTGGGGCAGCTCCTGGTGGTGCTGGCTGCGCTGGCGGTGTGGCTCCTCTCCCGCTCGCGGTCGCTGCCGCTGGCGGACCGGGTGCCGCTGGCCGCGCGGGCGCTGGTGGCCGCGGGTGCGCTGGTGGGCGCGATCGCGCTCGTGCGCGCGTCGGCGGCGGCGGGGGCGCTGGCCGCGCACCCCGCAGGCGGGCTGGCGCTCGTGGCCGCGACCGCGCTCCTGGCCGCGCTCCCGCTGCGCGCGCTGCTGGGCGAGGGCGAGGGGCGCGAGTCGCCGCGATGGCGCGGCGGGCTGGTGGTGGGGGCGGCGGTGCTGTCGGTGGCGCTCGGGGCGGCGGTGGTGCTCTGGTGGCGGCCGGGCCGCGAGCTCCCGCCTTGGACGGCGGCGCTCTGGGCCGTCCCATTTGCGCTGGCCGCGGCGGGCGTGGGACGGCGCGGGGCGGGGCGGGGGGCGCTCCTTCCCTGGGCGCTAGCGGGGTGGATCGCGGGGTCGGTGGCGCTTCCGCACCTCTGGCTCATGCACCAGAACGCCCGCCTCGCCGAGGCCGAGAGCAACCTTGGGCGGCTGGGGACGCAGGCCGATCCTTTCCTCGACTTCCTACTGCGCCAGTTCGCGGAGCGTGTCCTCTTCTTCGCGGCCGAAGGGCGCCAGGGGGTGAGCCTCCTCTACCAATCCTGGGTCGAAAGCGGGCTGGCGAAGGAGGGCTACGAGGCGCGCGTCACGCTGTGGACGGGGGAGAGCCCCGCGGCCGAGCTGCGGCTGAGCGACGCGCAGATCCCCGCCGATCGCATCGCCGAGGTGCTCCGCGCCGCGCGCGAGGCGGAGGAGCCGCTGGTGCAGCGCTTCACCGGATCGGACCAGCTCCAGTACCTGCTGGCGGTGACGCTGCCGGGCGGCCAGACGGTGTCGGTGGCGGTGCCGCCGCGCCGGCACCTGGGGCGCTCCACCGCGCTGGCCCGCTTCCTCGATCCGGAGGAGGAGGCCGGCGCCGGTGACGCGGTGGCGCTCTCGCTGGCTCCCGCCGCCGGCCGCCCCGCGATTCCGCCCGGCCGGATGCGGTGGGTGCGCGCGGAGCAGGGGTGGCGAAGCGAGGCCGCGGTCAGCTTCCCCAGCGGGGCGCAGCACGCGCATCTGCTGGTGCCCTCGCCCTCCACGGAGATCCTGGCGGCGAGGGCGCTGCTGGCGCAGGTGCTGATCCTGGGCGTGCTGGTGGCGCTCTGGGCCGCCGCGCGCACGCTCTGCGGCGAACCGCTGGGGCTCGCATCGGGCCAGTGGCGGCGCGTGTGGAGCTTCCGCGGGCAGCTCACGATCGCGCTCTTCGCCTTCTTCCTCCTCCCCATGGCCGCGTTCGGTGGCACGGCGTACCGCGCCCTCTCGCGCGAGGTGGTGAGGACGGCTGCGGCGGTGGCGGAGCGCGGCCTCACGCAGGCCGTGGCCGAGGTGCAGGGCTCCACGCTGGCCGAGGTGTCGCAGCACATCGGCATCGACCTCCTCCTCTACCACCACGGCGTCCTGGCCGAGGCCGCGTCGCCCGAGGTGATAGACCTGGGGCTCTACCACACCTGGCTCGCGCCGTCCACCTACCTCGCATTCGCCGTGAGCGAGTCGGTGGAGGAGCGCGAGGAGCGGCGCCTCGCCGGGCAGCCGTACCTGGTGGCGTACCGCCGTCTGGCCGCGTCGGACGTGCTGGCATCGCCCACGCCGCTGGCCGCGGGCGAGATCGCGCGGCGCCAGCGCGAGCTGACCGACGTGGTGCTGCTGGCAGGCCTCCTGGGCGCCGTGCTCTCCGTGATCCTGGCGCTGGGCGTGGGGCGCGCCCTCTCGCGGCCCATCGAGGGGATGAGCCTCGCCGCCGCGCGCGTGGGCGAGGGCGACCTCTCCGTGCGCCTCCCCGAGGAAAGGAGCGACGAGTTCGGGCGCCTCTTCCACGCCTTCAACGAGATGGTGCACGGCCTCCGCGAGACGCAGGCGGAGCTGGTGGGCGAGAAGCGTCGCACCGAGGCCATCGTCGCCGAGGCGGCAACCGGGGTAATCGCGCTGGACGCGGGTGGGCGGGTGGCGCTGATCAACCCGCGCGCCGGGCAGATCCTGGGCGCCATGCCGCAGCCCGGCGAGCCGATCCCCGACGACCGTCCGCTTCCCGCGGCCGTCGCGCAGGCGGTGCGCAACTTCCTGGACAGCGACCTCGCCGCGACGACGGGCGAGTGGAGCGAGGAGCGGGAGGTGGAGGGGCGCGTGATCCGGCTGCGGCTGCGTCCGCTCCCGGTGCGCAGCGGGCGTCCCGGCGCCGTGGTGGTGCTGGAGGACGTGACGGCCGAGATCCGCACGGCGCGGGTGCTGGCGTGGGGTGAGATGGCGCGGCAGGTGGCGCACGAGATCAAGAACCCGCTCACCCCCATGAAGCTGGCCGTGCAGCACCTTCGCCGCGCCTACGCCGACGGGCGCGGCGACTTCGGCGCCATCCTGGAGCGCAACGCCGACTCCGTCCTCGGCGAGATCGACCGGCTGGGCGAGATCGCGCGTGCCTTCGCGCGCTTCGGCACCCCCGCCGAGACTGCAGCGGGTGTGGAGGCGGTGGACGTGGGCCGCGTGGCCGGCGAGACGCTCGCCCTCTACCGCGGCGGTGGCGGCGCGGAGGGGGTGCTCTACTCCCTCGACGTGCCGCCCGACGCTCCCCGCGTGCGTTCGCGTGTGGGCGAGCTGAAGGAGGTGCTCATCAACCTGCTGGAGAACGCCCGCGGCGCCATGGACGGCTCCGGCGGCGAGATCCGCATCACCGCCGCGCCGGTCGGCGGTGGCGAATGGCTGCACCTGGACGTCGCCGACACGGGCGAAGGCATCCCCCCCGAGCTCCTGCCGCGCATCTTCGAGCCCCAGTTCTCGACCCGCAGCAGCGGCACCGGCCTTGGCCTGGCCATCGTGCGGCGCCTGGTGGAGTCGTGGGGCGGCGAGGTGACGGTCGACTCCACCCCCGGCGAGGGCACGACGGTGCACCTGCGGCTGCGGGTGAGCGAGCCGGGCGAGTGA
- a CDS encoding ROK family transcriptional regulator, whose product MRKIDTRNFSRATRTTPKEINRQIALNLVREHQPISRADLARHMGVARGMVTPLVNDLLAEGLIYEGTTGNPPRGRKPTLLHVRSHDRLAIAIDVRLSQTHVMLCDFSGQMIALERFATPVTPAELVAEMARRTERMLADNREAGECEGIGLVVPGMVDRVTGTLVHAPTLGWRDVDLRGELSRATGMTVHIERDAIACALAKMWLGPADGGAQDSFVYLTVSDGVGAGLVVNGEVFRGHRDAAGEFGHVPLALEGPFCLCGSRGCLEAHTSTSATIARYLGRPLEGRDSYAEIRATGLTVSDLVARARGGDGRALAALEESGRFLGVGIAVIVNALNPARIIVGGELLAGWDLISPTMHAAMKERTLTLGAAATPVIPEPADEQTRLRGAAALIVAPMFAAADVG is encoded by the coding sequence ATGCGTAAGATCGACACCCGCAACTTCAGCCGCGCCACCCGCACCACGCCCAAGGAGATCAACCGGCAGATCGCGCTCAACCTGGTCCGCGAGCACCAGCCGATCTCGCGCGCGGACCTGGCCCGGCACATGGGCGTGGCGCGCGGGATGGTGACGCCGCTGGTGAACGATCTGCTGGCCGAGGGGCTGATCTACGAAGGAACCACCGGGAACCCGCCGCGCGGCCGCAAGCCCACGCTCCTGCACGTGCGCTCGCACGACCGCCTCGCCATCGCCATCGACGTGCGGCTCAGCCAGACGCACGTGATGCTGTGCGACTTCAGCGGGCAGATGATCGCGCTGGAGCGCTTCGCCACGCCCGTCACGCCCGCCGAGTTGGTAGCCGAGATGGCGCGCCGAACGGAGCGGATGCTGGCGGACAATCGCGAGGCCGGGGAGTGCGAGGGGATCGGCCTGGTGGTGCCGGGGATGGTGGACCGCGTCACGGGCACGCTGGTGCACGCCCCCACGCTGGGCTGGCGCGACGTGGACCTGCGCGGCGAGCTGAGCCGCGCCACGGGGATGACGGTGCACATCGAGCGCGACGCCATCGCCTGCGCCCTGGCCAAGATGTGGCTCGGCCCGGCGGACGGAGGCGCGCAGGACAGCTTCGTCTATCTCACGGTGTCGGACGGTGTGGGCGCGGGGCTGGTGGTGAACGGCGAGGTGTTCCGCGGCCACCGCGACGCCGCGGGGGAGTTCGGGCACGTCCCGCTGGCGCTGGAGGGGCCCTTCTGCCTGTGCGGCTCGCGCGGGTGCCTGGAGGCGCACACCTCCACCTCGGCGACGATCGCGCGCTACCTGGGCCGCCCGCTCGAAGGGCGCGACAGCTACGCCGAGATCCGCGCCACGGGCCTTACCGTGAGCGACTTGGTGGCGCGCGCACGCGGCGGCGACGGGCGCGCCCTGGCCGCGCTGGAGGAGAGCGGGCGCTTCCTGGGGGTGGGGATCGCGGTGATCGTGAACGCGCTGAACCCGGCGCGCATCATCGTGGGCGGGGAGCTGCTGGCGGGCTGGGACCTGATCTCCCCCACGATGCACGCCGCCATGAAGGAGCGCACCCTCACCCTGGGCGCCGCCGCCACCCCCGTCATCCCCGAGCCCGCCGACGAACAGACCCGCCTCCGCGGTGCCGCGGCGCTCATCGTGGCGCCGATGTTCGCGGCGGCGGATGTGGGGTGA
- a CDS encoding aminotransferase class I/II-fold pyridoxal phosphate-dependent enzyme, with amino-acid sequence MDLRVSERAAHLVGSEILRIAAEVRAMVAAGADVCNLTVGDFDSSQFPIPAPLLQGITEALRAGETNYPPSDGMPALRGAVVELFRRRLGLEYPVESVLITGGSRPGLYGAYGAVVDPGDIVVYPVPSWNNNHYVHLASARGRPVVCGPESGFLPTRDALEDAVRGARLLVINSPLNPTGTAFDADALGGICDLVLEENARRGPGERPLYLLYDQVYWMLTFGGVRHVNPVSLRPAMADFTIFVDGTSKAFASTGLRVGWVVAPADVTRRMASLLGHVGAWAPRAEQVAVARFLADDAAMDEYLDGFRAALNERLQLLYAGIAALRDRGLPVDAIAPEGAIYLSVRFALSGYRTPAGHTLDTDVDIRRFLLESAGAAVIPFQSFGFHDDTGWFRLSVGAASVEAIQGVLVRLEQAIGQLQPAEVLQPG; translated from the coding sequence ATGGACCTGCGCGTCTCCGAGAGGGCGGCTCACCTGGTCGGCTCCGAGATCCTCCGCATCGCCGCGGAGGTGCGGGCGATGGTCGCCGCCGGGGCCGACGTGTGCAACCTGACCGTCGGCGACTTCGACTCGTCGCAGTTCCCCATCCCAGCGCCGCTTCTACAGGGCATCACCGAAGCGTTGCGGGCGGGCGAGACCAACTACCCGCCCTCGGACGGGATGCCGGCGCTGCGCGGCGCCGTGGTGGAGCTTTTCCGCCGGCGGCTTGGACTGGAGTACCCGGTGGAGAGCGTGCTGATCACGGGCGGCTCGCGCCCCGGCCTCTACGGCGCGTACGGCGCCGTGGTGGACCCGGGCGACATCGTGGTCTACCCGGTCCCCTCGTGGAACAACAACCACTACGTCCACCTCGCCAGCGCGCGCGGCCGGCCGGTGGTGTGTGGGCCGGAGAGCGGCTTCCTCCCCACCCGTGATGCGCTGGAGGACGCCGTCCGCGGCGCGCGCCTCCTCGTCATCAACTCACCGCTCAACCCCACCGGCACCGCCTTCGACGCCGATGCGCTGGGCGGGATCTGCGATCTGGTGCTGGAGGAGAACGCGCGGCGCGGGCCGGGCGAGCGCCCGCTCTATCTGCTGTACGACCAGGTGTACTGGATGCTCACCTTCGGCGGGGTGCGGCACGTCAACCCCGTGTCGCTGCGCCCCGCGATGGCCGACTTCACCATCTTCGTGGACGGCACCTCGAAGGCATTCGCCTCCACCGGGCTGCGCGTGGGCTGGGTGGTGGCGCCCGCGGACGTGACGCGGCGCATGGCGAGCCTGCTGGGCCACGTGGGCGCCTGGGCTCCGCGCGCCGAGCAGGTGGCCGTCGCCCGCTTCCTGGCCGACGACGCGGCGATGGACGAGTACCTGGACGGCTTCCGCGCCGCCCTGAACGAGCGGCTGCAGCTGCTGTACGCCGGCATAGCCGCCCTGCGCGACCGCGGCCTCCCCGTGGACGCCATCGCCCCCGAGGGCGCCATCTACCTCAGCGTCCGCTTCGCCCTCAGTGGCTACCGCACCCCCGCCGGCCACACCCTTGACACCGACGTCGACATCCGCCGCTTCCTGCTGGAGAGCGCGGGCGCCGCCGTCATCCCCTTCCAATCCTTTGGCTTCCACGACGACACCGGCTGGTTCCGCCTCTCCGTCGGCGCCGCTTCGGTCGAGGCGATCCAGGGCGTGCTGGTGCGGCTGGAGCAGGCGATCGGGCAGCTACAGCCGGCGGAGGTGCTGCAGCCGGGGTGA
- a CDS encoding phosphatase PAP2 family protein — protein sequence MPPIVSELFRHETIAWVQRLFGLGHPVWFWVVSELGTPWGVVLVVALALLLWGRRDAYAVGGVVVVNALASLALNQLFSTPRPNDPSIVRYEIIGIGSFPSGHVLLALLLWGVLYVRERVPLWVPAAVTVLVGVSRLYLGVHFLGDVLGSVVAGTLLLAAYGPAWRRLEGSLARRPFRGFVVVGMLGMAAIVVGLVAGAVGKGEYEREALGVVLGGVPALLLEYRFVRDAPVRRPLGVAMVLAGIVPLALIHRLGDAHWAGLVLIAAAMLWSVLVVSLILRGVRGPVAARASA from the coding sequence TTGCCGCCCATCGTCAGCGAGCTGTTCAGGCACGAGACCATCGCGTGGGTGCAGCGATTGTTTGGGCTCGGGCACCCGGTGTGGTTCTGGGTGGTGTCGGAGTTGGGGACGCCGTGGGGGGTGGTGCTGGTGGTGGCGCTCGCGCTGCTGCTGTGGGGGCGCAGGGATGCGTACGCCGTGGGCGGGGTCGTGGTGGTGAACGCGCTCGCGAGCCTGGCGCTCAACCAGCTCTTCAGCACGCCCCGGCCCAACGATCCTTCCATCGTCCGCTACGAGATCATCGGGATCGGGAGCTTTCCTTCCGGGCACGTGCTGCTTGCGCTGCTGCTGTGGGGCGTGCTGTACGTGCGCGAGCGCGTGCCGCTGTGGGTGCCCGCGGCGGTGACGGTGCTGGTTGGAGTCTCGCGGCTGTACCTGGGGGTGCACTTCCTGGGGGACGTGCTGGGCTCCGTCGTCGCCGGGACGCTGCTGCTGGCGGCGTACGGGCCGGCGTGGCGGCGGCTGGAGGGGTCGCTGGCGAGGCGGCCGTTCAGGGGCTTCGTGGTGGTGGGGATGCTCGGGATGGCCGCCATCGTCGTCGGGCTGGTGGCCGGGGCGGTGGGGAAGGGCGAGTACGAGCGGGAGGCGCTGGGGGTCGTGCTCGGCGGGGTGCCGGCGCTGCTGCTGGAGTACCGGTTCGTGCGAGACGCGCCCGTGCGCCGACCACTGGGTGTGGCGATGGTGCTCGCGGGGATCGTCCCGCTCGCGCTGATCCACCGGCTGGGAGATGCGCACTGGGCGGGGCTGGTGCTGATCGCGGCCGCGATGCTGTGGTCGGTGCTCGTCGTTTCCCTGATCCTGCGCGGGGTTCGTGGGCCCGTCGCCGCGCGCGCATCGGCGTGA
- a CDS encoding tyrosinase family protein, which produces MFERRDVWKLSGEDPWHPTLQWYARAVDELRSRNGEHFADPTSWGYLAAVHGTDIPRSRWPRGATWNACQHASWYFLPWHRIYLHYFETVVRAAVAGLGGPGDWALPYWDYSDPTRSDVRMLPPAFRQPTMPSGEPNPLYTDQRAPGMNDGAKLPASAVLVDDAMREKVFADPNTGGFGGAVTGWNDAGGVVGSLENVPHGGVHMGVGGRNPLGWMSRFRTAGLDPVFWLHHCNLDRLWDAWLAQTDVRRANPTGAKWRAMRFTIGSGDAAVTLEVGDVVDTRAQPLGYRYESLSLPGAHPSLKSARRPLKPIVEDVQPEMVGATEKRTPLGAGPSDAVVVVSAPTGPALKFLSDIEEELRRVYLKIENVEGSELAASSYMVHVNLPPGAAAADHPERRAGQISMFGVAEASRGDERHGGGGLTFSFEITAIARGLEDAGDWDPARLRVTFTPVRRSLDADADPREGGVSAGRVSLFYT; this is translated from the coding sequence ATGTTCGAGCGGCGCGACGTCTGGAAGCTGAGCGGGGAAGATCCCTGGCACCCCACCCTCCAGTGGTACGCGCGGGCAGTCGACGAGCTGCGGTCGCGGAACGGGGAGCACTTCGCTGATCCCACGAGCTGGGGCTACCTGGCCGCGGTGCACGGCACCGACATCCCGCGCAGCCGCTGGCCCCGGGGCGCCACGTGGAACGCGTGCCAGCACGCGAGCTGGTACTTCCTTCCCTGGCACCGCATCTACCTGCACTACTTCGAAACCGTCGTGCGCGCCGCGGTTGCCGGGCTCGGCGGGCCGGGCGACTGGGCGCTGCCGTACTGGGACTACAGCGATCCCACGCGGAGCGACGTGCGCATGCTGCCGCCCGCCTTCCGTCAGCCGACGATGCCCTCCGGCGAGCCCAACCCGCTGTACACGGACCAGCGCGCGCCCGGGATGAACGATGGCGCGAAGCTGCCGGCCAGCGCGGTGCTGGTGGACGACGCCATGCGCGAAAAGGTGTTCGCCGATCCGAACACAGGGGGATTCGGCGGCGCGGTGACGGGGTGGAACGATGCGGGCGGGGTGGTGGGGAGCCTGGAGAACGTTCCGCACGGCGGCGTCCACATGGGGGTCGGGGGGAGGAACCCGCTCGGGTGGATGAGCCGGTTCCGGACCGCCGGCCTCGATCCCGTCTTCTGGCTGCACCACTGCAACCTGGACCGGCTCTGGGATGCGTGGCTCGCGCAGACGGACGTCCGGCGGGCGAACCCCACCGGCGCGAAGTGGCGCGCGATGCGGTTCACCATCGGGAGCGGCGACGCGGCGGTGACGCTGGAGGTGGGGGACGTGGTCGACACGAGGGCGCAGCCGCTGGGCTATCGCTACGAGAGCCTCTCGCTGCCGGGGGCGCACCCCTCGCTGAAGTCCGCCCGGCGGCCGCTGAAGCCGATCGTCGAAGACGTGCAGCCGGAGATGGTGGGCGCGACGGAGAAGCGCACCCCGCTCGGCGCCGGTCCCAGTGATGCCGTCGTTGTCGTGTCGGCACCCACCGGGCCCGCGCTCAAGTTCCTGTCGGACATCGAGGAGGAACTGCGGCGCGTGTACCTCAAGATCGAGAACGTGGAGGGGAGCGAGCTCGCGGCGTCGTCGTACATGGTGCACGTCAACCTGCCGCCAGGCGCCGCTGCCGCCGACCACCCCGAGCGCCGCGCCGGCCAGATCTCCATGTTTGGCGTGGCGGAGGCGTCCCGCGGCGACGAGCGGCACGGCGGCGGCGGGCTCACCTTTTCGTTCGAGATCACCGCCATCGCGCGCGGGCTGGAGGACGCCGGCGATTGGGACCCCGCGCGGCTGCGGGTGACGTTCACTCCCGTGCGACGCTCTTTGGACGCCGATGCGGACCCGCGCGAGGGCGGCGTCAGCGCGGGGCGCGTGAGCCTCTTCTACACATGA
- a CDS encoding DUF2182 domain-containing protein, giving the protein MLHRARRFGWRHPEWWVLAAAAGAWAWMLAVPHPHAHAQAASGADLRWTMTMVAAMMLPLTIPHVRHVARSSLRRRRHRGVAGFLAGYLAVWMLAMTAIVAALGIGGRVAGSTVVAGVATAAAVLWEVAPFRRRMLRRCGRTMPLAPRGWRADADCARFGAMAGASCVSVCWALMAVCVVFAHSLPVMAVLFGVQLTGRYRHDPSPAMTALAVLGVCVASLAA; this is encoded by the coding sequence GTGCTGCACCGCGCGCGCCGCTTCGGATGGCGGCACCCGGAGTGGTGGGTGCTCGCGGCCGCCGCGGGTGCGTGGGCGTGGATGCTCGCCGTGCCGCATCCACACGCGCACGCGCAGGCCGCGTCGGGCGCGGACCTGCGCTGGACGATGACGATGGTGGCCGCGATGATGCTGCCGCTGACCATCCCGCACGTGCGGCACGTCGCGCGATCGAGCCTGAGGCGGCGGCGGCATCGCGGCGTCGCGGGGTTCCTGGCCGGCTACCTCGCGGTGTGGATGCTCGCGATGACGGCGATCGTGGCTGCACTCGGCATCGGTGGCCGCGTCGCGGGGTCGACGGTGGTGGCGGGCGTCGCGACGGCGGCGGCGGTGTTGTGGGAGGTCGCGCCCTTCCGCAGGCGGATGCTGCGCCGCTGCGGGCGCACGATGCCGCTCGCGCCGCGCGGCTGGCGCGCGGACGCGGACTGCGCACGCTTCGGCGCGATGGCGGGCGCGAGCTGCGTCTCGGTCTGCTGGGCGCTGATGGCCGTGTGCGTCGTATTCGCGCACAGCCTGCCCGTGATGGCCGTGCTCTTTGGCGTGCAGCTCACCGGCCGCTACCGTCACGACCCATCCCCCGCGATGACGGCGTTGGCCGTGCTGGGGGTCTGCGTGGCGTCGCTGGCGGCCTAA